In Centroberyx gerrardi isolate f3 chromosome 20, fCenGer3.hap1.cur.20231027, whole genome shotgun sequence, a genomic segment contains:
- the LOC139918465 gene encoding carbohydrate sulfotransferase 3-like, translating to MRIKYTISIVFFVALVIIEKENNIISRVSDKLTLKQTPQTPLQPSGSSHVLLKHNASFTTLSKLHPAFMLMKRRLENYTEHQELTARGRKHILLLATTRTGSSFVGEFFNQQGDNMFYLFEPLWHVERMLTLETGGTNATAAARAYRDVLQQLFLCDFSLLESFIDPLPVDHVTTGLFRRESSSSLCEESVCSPFVKGVFERYHCRTRRCGPLNLTMASESCLQKEHRAIKSVRVRQLETLRPLAEDPRLDVKFIQLVRDPRAVLASRMVAFAAKYKNWKQWAMDGDVPIDDDEVRKLKGNCDNIRMSAEVGLRQPPWLRRRYMLVRYEDIARFPMRKATEMYRFTGIPFTPQVKSWILKNTQASKEASGVYSTQKNSSEQVEKWRFSIPFKIAQVVQKVCGPTLKLFGYKFVNSEEMLTDKSISLIEEKMFNFL from the exons ATGAGGATCAAATACACAATATCCATTGTCTTTTTTGTGGCACTTGTTATCATTGAGAAGGAAAACAACATTATCTCAAG GGTGTCAGATAAGCTCACCTTAAAGCAGACCCCCCAGACCCCTCTGCAGCCCAGTGGTTCCTCTCATGTTTTGCTGAAGCACAATGCTTCCTTCACCACCCTCAGCAAGCTGCACCCTGCCTTCATGCTGATGAAGCGGCGCCTTGAGAACTACACTGAGCACCAGGAGCTCACGGCCAGGGGCAGGAAGCACATCCTCCTGCTGGCAACCACCAGGACGGGCTCCTCCTTTGTGGGCGAGTTTTTCAACCAGCAGGGCGACAACATGTTCTACCTGTTTGAGCCGCTGTGGCACGTGGAGAGGATGCTGACGCTGGAGACCGGAGGCACCAATGCCACGGCGGCGGCCCGGGCGTACCGGGACGTGCTCCAGCAGCTCTTCCTGTGCGACTTCTCCCTGCTGGAAAGCTTCATCGACCCCCTCCCCGTGGACCACGTCACCACCGGCCTCTTCCGCAGGGAGTCCAGCAGCTCCCTGTGCGAGGAGTCGGTCTGCAGCCCCTTTGTCAAGGGGGTCTTTGAGCGGTACCACTGCAGGACCAGGCGCTGCGGACCCCTGAACCTGACCATGGCCTCCGAGTCCTGCCTCCAGAAGGAGCACAGGGCCATCAAGTCAGTGAGGGTGCGTCAACTGGAGACCCTGCGTCCGCTGGCCGAGGACCCCCGTCTCGACGTTAAGTTCATTCAGTTGGTCCGGGACCCTCGGGCTGTACTGGCCTCGCGCATGGTGGCCTTCGCTGCCAAATACAAGAACTGGAAGCAGTGGGCCATGGACGGGGATGTACCCATCGATGATGACGAGGTGAGGAAGCTGAAAGGGAACTGCGACAACATCAGGATGTCTGCCGAGGTCGGCCTCAGACAACCGCCGTGGCTGCGCCGGCGTTATATGCTGGTACGCTATGAGGACATCGCCCGGTTCCCAATGAGGAAGGCAACGGAGATGTACAGGTTTACCGGAATCCCGTTCACTCCACAAGTGAAATCCTGGATCCTAAAGAACACACAGGCCTCCAAGGAGGCCAGTGGTGTGTATTCTACACAGAAAAACTCCTCAGAACAAGTAGAAAAATGGAGATTCAGTATACCTTTCAAAATAGCCCAGGTTGTGCAGAAAGTCTGTGGACCAACATTGAAGCTGTTTGGGTACAAATTTgtaaacagtgaagaaatgctaacagacaagtccatcagtTTGATAGAGGAAAAGATGTTCAACTTTTTATAG